Proteins from one Crocosphaera subtropica ATCC 51142 genomic window:
- a CDS encoding DUF2513 domain-containing protein translates to MKLIKEILLMIENEETQKDAIFKKYSKKEVYYHNYLIYKAGLIEGNNHLLEKDAYHENWNFPIICPTIITWSGYDFLETIRDKDF, encoded by the coding sequence ATGAAGCTTATTAAAGAAATTTTATTAATGATTGAGAATGAAGAAACTCAAAAAGATGCAATTTTTAAAAAATATAGTAAAAAAGAAGTCTATTATCATAATTATTTAATTTATAAAGCTGGCTTAATTGAAGGAAATAATCACCTTTTAGAGAAAGATGCTTACCATGAAAATTGGAATTTTCCTATTATTTGTCCAACAATAATTACTTGGTCCGGCTATGATTTTTTAGAAACAATTAGAGATAAAGATTTTTGA